In Nitrospirota bacterium, a single window of DNA contains:
- a CDS encoding ATP-binding protein — MFIRPLVKTIADAMKKRLPVFQVLTGPRQVGKTTIAQQVMEVLSFPAVYATADSPLPPGPEWIETNWRLAQVEFERHKKPVILVLDEIQKVRGWSETLKYHWDEGRRSKYDIRLLVLGSSALLLQEGLTESLAGRFYLNRCMHWSFQECNEAFGWDLRKWLYYGGYPGAVVFVKDEQQWKKYVLDSLIETVMARDVLQMQKITKPALMRHLFALSATFPAQIFSYNKMLGQLQDAGNTTTLAHYLKLLESAFLVSGVEVYSKGQIRKRGSSPKLILWNNALINAISSKTFRDAVGDPIWWGRLVENAVGLHLCNWLSGTEYSITYWREGDKEIDFIVTRGAESWAIEVKSGRSGKLSGIEYFRRKYPEAKVLIVGAGGIPLEQFFMSKADVWFMKE, encoded by the coding sequence ATGTTCATCAGGCCGCTTGTGAAAACGATTGCTGATGCAATGAAGAAACGCCTGCCGGTATTTCAGGTGCTTACCGGTCCGCGTCAGGTTGGAAAGACTACAATTGCACAGCAGGTGATGGAGGTCTTGTCCTTTCCGGCTGTTTACGCAACAGCGGACAGTCCATTGCCACCGGGGCCTGAATGGATTGAAACTAACTGGCGATTGGCACAGGTTGAGTTTGAGAGGCATAAGAAGCCGGTCATTCTCGTGCTTGATGAGATTCAGAAGGTAAGGGGCTGGAGCGAAACCCTTAAATACCACTGGGACGAGGGGAGGCGCAGCAAGTATGATATACGCCTTCTTGTGCTTGGGTCTTCTGCACTTTTGCTTCAGGAAGGACTGACTGAAAGCCTGGCCGGTCGGTTTTACCTGAACAGATGTATGCACTGGTCATTTCAGGAATGTAATGAGGCCTTTGGCTGGGACCTTAGGAAGTGGCTTTATTATGGCGGGTATCCTGGTGCAGTAGTATTCGTAAAGGATGAGCAGCAGTGGAAGAAATATGTCCTTGATTCCCTTATTGAGACAGTCATGGCGCGTGATGTTCTCCAGATGCAAAAAATCACCAAACCCGCACTCATGCGGCACCTGTTTGCCCTGTCGGCAACATTTCCGGCTCAGATTTTTTCCTATAATAAAATGCTTGGGCAGTTGCAGGATGCAGGTAATACCACGACGCTGGCCCATTACCTGAAATTACTTGAATCGGCGTTTCTTGTCAGCGGTGTTGAGGTATATTCAAAGGGGCAGATACGAAAACGCGGCAGCAGCCCCAAACTGATACTCTGGAATAATGCCCTGATAAACGCCATTTCTTCAAAGACATTTCGTGATGCTGTCGGAGATCCTATATGGTGGGGCCGTCTTGTTGAAAATGCAGTTGGTTTACACCTCTGCAACTGGCTTTCCGGGACTGAGTACAGTATTACTTACTGGCGGGAAGGTGACAAAGAGATTGATTTCATTGTCACAAGAGGTGCTGAATCATGGGCAATAGAGGTAAAAAGCGGAAGGTCCGGTAAATTGTCAGGTATAGAATACTTTCGGCGCAAATATCCTGAGGCTAAGGTGCTTATTGTTGGTGCAGGGGGAATTCCACTTGAACAGTTTTTTATGTCTAAGGCTGATGTATGGTTCATGAAGGAATGA
- a CDS encoding nucleotidyltransferase domain-containing protein, with the protein MNKKIRTKFKEAGVLIVYLFGSKAIGISTPLSDIDIGVVVKDSKTLEDTRALYNILYDIFQKLYPDKKVDIVFLQKSTLPFQYSAIKKAKVLFEKDSIITADYESYVINMHLDFKPVLEYFDKVASLRYANI; encoded by the coding sequence ATGAATAAAAAAATAAGAACAAAATTTAAAGAAGCGGGGGTCTTAATTGTTTATCTCTTTGGCTCAAAGGCTATAGGTATCAGCACGCCATTAAGCGATATAGATATAGGTGTAGTAGTGAAAGATTCTAAGACTCTCGAAGATACAAGGGCTTTATACAATATCCTTTATGATATTTTTCAGAAGCTTTATCCAGATAAAAAAGTTGATATTGTTTTCCTGCAAAAATCCACTCTTCCATTTCAATACAGTGCAATTAAGAAAGCAAAAGTTTTGTTTGAAAAAGATTCAATAATTACTGCAGATTATGAATCCTATGTTATAAATATGCATCTTGATTTTAAACCGGTTCTTGAATATTTTGATAAAGTTGCGTCACTGAGATATGCCAATATATAA
- a CDS encoding DUF86 domain-containing protein produces the protein MPIYKAPLNKEVLQARLSYIEDSIKSLERFKGISFDEFHSSIDNFRIAFYDLHRALEAAMDIGSHILSRIPGARATSYKDIPKLLGKHKIIPADFADNQLNKMAGYRNRMVHFYAEITESELYNIIQEDLQDFYILCKHISELLKEPTRVGLTIE, from the coding sequence ATGCCAATATATAAAGCTCCATTAAATAAAGAGGTTTTGCAGGCCCGACTTTCATACATAGAGGACTCGATAAAGAGTCTTGAGCGATTTAAGGGTATTTCCTTTGATGAGTTTCATTCTAGCATTGATAACTTTCGCATCGCCTTTTATGACCTGCACAGGGCTCTTGAGGCTGCAATGGACATCGGCTCTCATATCCTTTCAAGAATTCCAGGGGCAAGGGCAACATCGTATAAAGACATTCCAAAACTTCTTGGAAAACATAAAATTATTCCGGCAGATTTTGCCGACAACCAACTCAACAAAATGGCAGGGTATCGCAATAGGATGGTTCATTTTTATGCCGAGATAACAGAAAGCGAGCTTTATAATATTATACAAGAGGACCTACAAGACTTTTATATTCTCTGTAAACATATAAGTGAACTTCTTAAAGAACCAACAAGAGTAGGACTAACAATAGAGTAA